One region of Rana temporaria chromosome 9, aRanTem1.1, whole genome shotgun sequence genomic DNA includes:
- the LOC120913296 gene encoding G-protein coupled receptor 4-like → MACTQNYTAPYESTLFPIVYGMVFLFGLLGNLAATGVIYQHVKRKNVLGVYLANLCASDLVYICTLPVWIAYTAKEDWLFGAVSCRIVGFFFNANLYTTIAFLSCIAADRFLATVFPFRAKALRTMRGALLVCVVIWLIILGTHSVFLGRNELFNSSHNIKLCYEKYPLDMWMVRVNYFRIFVVFLIPLVILVVSYCSVVRVVHRSHGLEKDQKRKIIGLLLTMTGIFVICYLPYHIVLFFRSYVSERNPNPCAMEDRLRPAYRVTFTFTSLSSALDPFVNIFVSESIKQDLLKEVRAIWTGFRSIRHPRSSLRQSSRVVGYNTVVNQKDNDHLLVERKEDTAV, encoded by the coding sequence atggcatgcacccaaaactacACTGCTCCGTATGAGAGCACCCTCTTCCCCATCGTCTATGGAATGGTCTTTTTATTTGGATTGCTTGGTAACTTGGCAGCAACAGGTGTGATATACCAACATGTGAAGCGAAAAAATGTGCTAGGGGTGTATCTTGCCAATCTCTGTGCCTCGGACCTGGTCTACATCTGCACCCTCCCGGTTTGGATTGCTTACACCGCTAAAGAAGACTGGCTGTTTGGGGCTGTCAGCTGTAGGATTGTCGGCTTTTTCTTCAATGCCAACCTCTACACCACCATAGCTTTCCTCAGCTGTATCGCCGCTGACCGCTTTTTAGCAACCGTCTTTCCATTCAGGGCCAAAGCCTTGCGGACTATGAGGGGCGCCTTATTAGTCTGTGTGGTGATTTGGCTGATCATCTTGGGAACCCATTCGGTTTTCCTTGGTCGAAATGAACTCTTCAATTCCAGTCACAATATCAAGCTTTGCTATGAGAAATATCCGCTGGACATGTGGATGGTTCGCGTCAACTATTTTCGCATCTTCGTTGTTTTCTTGATCCCTTTGGTGATCCTTGTGGTCTCCTACTGCTCTGTTGTCCGAGTGGTCCATCGGAGCCACGGCTTGGAGAAAGATCAGAAGCGTAAGATCATCGGACTCCTTCTAACCATGACCGGCATATTTGTCATCTGCTACCTCCCGTATCACATCGTGCTTTTCTTCCGCTCGTACGTCAGTGAGCGCAATCCCAATCCCTGTGCTATGGAGGATAGATTACGTCCAGCTTATCGGGTCACGTTCACCTTCACCAGCCTTAGCAGTGCTCTGGACCCTTTCGTCAATATATTTGTCAGTGAAAGTATCAAGCAAGACTTGTTGAAGGAGGTCCGAGCTATATGGACTGGCTTCCGATCCATACGCCATCCGCGGTCCTCTCTTAGGCAGTCTTCGAGGGTTGTTGGTTATAATACGGTGGTCAATCAAAAAGACAACGACCATCTCCTGGTAGAACGAAAGGAGGACACAGCAGTTTGA